GACTGACCAGCAGGAGGCGGAACGCCTGGGGCTGGGCGCGGCTAATTTGCAGCCCGGTTTTACCCTTAGCGGGTTAGGCGGGCTGGCGGAAGCGGCATTAACCTGTGATCGGATGGTACAGTTCTGATGAAACGCATCGCTTTTGTGTTTAAAAGTGCCCCTCACGGTACCAGTGCCGGCCGGGAAGGGCTGGATGCCCTGCTGGCCACGTCGGCGTTAAGTGATAACCCGGGGGTATTTTTTATCGGTGATGGGGTCATGCAGCTGCTCGCCGGGCAGCAGCCGGGCGCGATACTGGCCCGGGACTATATCGCCACCTTTAAGGTGCTGCCGCTGTATGATATCGACGATTGCATGGTGTGCCAGCAGTCGCTGCAGGATCGGGGGCTGGCGCAGGCGCCGCTGATGCTGGACGCCGAACGGCTGAGTGCTGAGGCGATCCGCACCCGGCTTGCTGACTACGACGTCGTTTTCACTTTCTGAAGGTTTCTATGCTGCATACGCTCAGTCACTCTCCCCGGGAGTGCGATATGGCCGCGCTGGTCGCTGCCCTCAGCCCCGGTGATGATCTCCTGCTGATCCAGAATGGCGTTATCGCCGCGCTGCCGGGGCCCACGCTTGATTTACTGCTGGCTGCGCCGGTCTCTGTGTCTGTGCTCAGCGACGACCTGGTCGCCAGGGGGCTTGCTGCTCAAATATCGACCAGTGTAGCGAGGGTTGGCTATACTGAATTTGTCAGGCTTGCGTCGCAACACCGTGCACAAATGGCCTGGTAAATGCGGGATTGCTGTATATTTCTTGACACCTTTTCGGCTCAGCCCTAAAATTCTGCGTCCTCATATTGTATGAGGCCGTTTTATTACGTGTTTACGAAGCAAAACCAGGAGCTATTTAATGGCAACAGTTAACCAGCTGGTACGCAAACCACGTGCGCGCAAAGTTGCAAAGAGCAACGTGCCGGCACTGGAAGCATGCCCGCAGAAACGTGGCGTATGTACTCGTGTATATACCACCACTCCTAAAAAACCGAACTCCGCACTGCGTAAAGTTTGCCGTGTTCGTCTGACTAACGGTTTCGAAGTGACTTCCTACATCGGTGGTGAAGGCCATAACCTGCAGGAACACTCCGTTATTCTGATCCGTGGCGGTCGTGTTAAAGACCTGCCAGGTGTTCGTTACCACACCGTACGTGGTGCGCTTGACTGCTCCGGCGTTAAAGACCGTAAGCAGGCTCGTTCCAAATACGGCGTTAAGCGTCCTAAGGCTTAATGGTTCTCCGTTAAGTAAGGCCAAACGTTTTAACTTTAATGTCAAACTAAACTCGTAGAGTTTTGGACAATCCTGAATTAACAACGGAGTATTTCCATGCCACGTCGTCGCGTAATTGGTCAGCGTAAAATTCTGCCGGATCCGAAGTTCGGATCTGAACTGCTGGCTAAATTCGTCAACATCCTGATGGTAGATGGTAAAAAATCTACTGCAGAAGCAATTGTATACAGCGCGCTGGAGACCCTGGCTCAGCGTTCTGGTAAAACTGAACTGGAAGCCTTTGACATCGCGCTCGAAAACGTGCGCCCGACTGTCGAAGTTAAGTCCCGCCGTGTAGGTGGTTCTACTTACCAGGTACCAGTTGAAGTCCGTCCGGTTCGTCGCAATGCCCTGGCAATGCGCTGGATCGTAGAAGCTGCTCGTAAACGCGGTGATAAATCCATGGCTCTGCGTCTGGCGAACGAACTTTCTGACGCTGCAGAAAACAAAGGTACTGCAGTTAAGAAACGTGAAGACGTTCACCGTATGGCAGAAGCCAACAAGGCGTTCGCTCACTACCGTTGGTAATCCCTTCGGAGTGTTAGTCACCAGGCGGGCGCTTCAGGTAAGCCGCCCGCTACTTGGCAACTTAACTTGAACGTCCCAGGAATAGAGGAATCAAATGGCTCGTACAACACCCATTGCACGCTACCGTAATATCGGTATCAGTGCACACATCGACGCCGGTAAAACCACTACTACCGAACGTATTCTGTTCTACACCGGTGTAAACCATAAAATCGGTGAAGTTCATGATGGCGCAGCTACCATGGACTGGATGGAACAGGAACAGGAACGTGGTATCACCATCACGTCCGCTGCGACTACTGCTTTCTGGTCTGGTATGGCCAAACAGTATGAACCGCATCGTATCAACATCATCGACACCCCGGGGCACGTTGACTTCACTATCGAAGTAGAACGTTCCATGCGTGTGCTCGACGGTGCGGTAATGGTTTACTGCGCCGTTGGTGGTGTTCAGCCGCAGTCTGAAACTGTATGGCGTCAGGCCAACAAATATAAAGTTCCGCGTATTGCGTTCGTTAACAAAATGGACCGCATGGGTGCGAACTTCCTGAAAGTTGTTGATCAGATCAAAACCCGTCTGGGCGCGACTCCGGTTCCGCTGCAGCTGGCGATTGGTGCTGAAGAGCACTTCACCGGTGTTGTTGACCTGGTGAAAATGAAAGCCATCAACTGGAACGAAGCTGATGCTGGCGTAACCTTCGAATACGAAGATATCCCGGCTGACATGGTTGAACTGGCTAACGAATGGCACCAGAACCTGATCGAATCCGCAGCTGAAGCCTCAGAAGAGCTGATGGAAAAATACCTGGGCGGCGAAGAGCTGACCGAGGAAGAGATCAAACACGCTCTGCGTCAGCGCGTGCTGAACAACGAAATCATCCTGGTTACCTGTGGTTCTGCATTTAAGAACAAAGGTGTTCAGGCCATGCTGGATGCGGTAATCGAATATCTGCCGTCTCCGGTAGACGTTCCGGCTATCAAAGGTATCCTGGACGACGGTAAAGATACGCCGGCAGAGCGTCACTCTGACGACAACGAGCCGTTCGCGGCCCTGGCGTTCAAAATCGCTACCGACCCGTTTGTTGGTAACCTGACCTTCTTCCGCGTGTACTCCGGTGTGGTTAACTCTGGTGATACCGTACTGAACTCCGTGAAAGCTGCACGTGAGCGTTTCGGTCGTATCGTACAGATGCACGCTAACAAACGTGAAGAGATCAAAGAAGTTCGCGCTGGTGACATCGCGGCTGCAATCGGTCTGAAAGACGTAACTACCGGTGACACCCTGTGTGATCCGGATGCGCCGATCATCCTGGAACGTATGGAGTTCCCGGAGCCGGTTATCTCCATCGCGGTTGAACCGAAAACCAAAGCTGACCAGGAAAAAATGGGTCTGGCTCTGGGCCGTCTGGCTAAAGAAGACCCGTCTTTCCGCGTATGGACTGACGAAGAATCTAACCAGACCATTATCGCCGGTATGGGTGAGCTGCACCTCGACATCATCGTTGACCGTATGAAGCGTGAATTCAACGTTGAAGCGAACGTGGGTAAACCTCAGGTTGCTTACCGCGAAGCGATTCGTGCGAAAGTTACCGATATCGAAGGTAAGCACGCGAAACAGTCTGGTGGTCGCGGTCAGTATGGTCATGTTGTTATCGACATGTACCCGCTGGAGCCGGGTTCTAACCCGAAAGGCTACGAATTTATCAACGACATCAAAGGCGGCGTAATCCCTGGCGAATACATCCCTGCTGTTGATAAAGGTATCCAGGAGCAGCTGAAGTCTGGCCCGCTGGCAGGTTACCCGGTAGTTGACCTTGGCGTGCGTCTGCACTTCGGTTCTTACCACGATGTTGACTCCTCTGAACTGGCGTTTAAACTGGCCGCGTCTATTGCCTTTAAAGATGGCTTTAAGAAAGCGAAACCAGTTCTGCTTGAGCCTATCATGAAGGTTGAAGTAGAAAGCCCGGAAGAGAACACCGGTGACGTTATCGGTGACCTTAGCCGTCGTCGTGGTATGCTGAAAGGCCAGGAAACCAACGTAACTGGCGTTATCATCCACGCTGAAGTTCCGTTGTCTGAAATGTTTGGTTATGCAACTCAGCTGCGTTCTCTGACCAAAGGTCGTGCTTCTTACTCCAT
This Shimwellia blattae DSM 4481 = NBRC 105725 DNA region includes the following protein-coding sequences:
- the rpsL gene encoding 30S ribosomal protein S12 translates to MATVNQLVRKPRARKVAKSNVPALEACPQKRGVCTRVYTTTPKKPNSALRKVCRVRLTNGFEVTSYIGGEGHNLQEHSVILIRGGRVKDLPGVRYHTVRGALDCSGVKDRKQARSKYGVKRPKA
- the rpsG gene encoding 30S ribosomal protein S7, with the protein product MPRRRVIGQRKILPDPKFGSELLAKFVNILMVDGKKSTAEAIVYSALETLAQRSGKTELEAFDIALENVRPTVEVKSRRVGGSTYQVPVEVRPVRRNALAMRWIVEAARKRGDKSMALRLANELSDAAENKGTAVKKREDVHRMAEANKAFAHYRW
- the fusA gene encoding elongation factor G; amino-acid sequence: MARTTPIARYRNIGISAHIDAGKTTTTERILFYTGVNHKIGEVHDGAATMDWMEQEQERGITITSAATTAFWSGMAKQYEPHRINIIDTPGHVDFTIEVERSMRVLDGAVMVYCAVGGVQPQSETVWRQANKYKVPRIAFVNKMDRMGANFLKVVDQIKTRLGATPVPLQLAIGAEEHFTGVVDLVKMKAINWNEADAGVTFEYEDIPADMVELANEWHQNLIESAAEASEELMEKYLGGEELTEEEIKHALRQRVLNNEIILVTCGSAFKNKGVQAMLDAVIEYLPSPVDVPAIKGILDDGKDTPAERHSDDNEPFAALAFKIATDPFVGNLTFFRVYSGVVNSGDTVLNSVKAARERFGRIVQMHANKREEIKEVRAGDIAAAIGLKDVTTGDTLCDPDAPIILERMEFPEPVISIAVEPKTKADQEKMGLALGRLAKEDPSFRVWTDEESNQTIIAGMGELHLDIIVDRMKREFNVEANVGKPQVAYREAIRAKVTDIEGKHAKQSGGRGQYGHVVIDMYPLEPGSNPKGYEFINDIKGGVIPGEYIPAVDKGIQEQLKSGPLAGYPVVDLGVRLHFGSYHDVDSSELAFKLAASIAFKDGFKKAKPVLLEPIMKVEVESPEENTGDVIGDLSRRRGMLKGQETNVTGVIIHAEVPLSEMFGYATQLRSLTKGRASYSMEFLKYDDAPNNVAQAVIEARGK
- the tusC gene encoding sulfurtransferase complex subunit TusC; translated protein: MKRIAFVFKSAPHGTSAGREGLDALLATSALSDNPGVFFIGDGVMQLLAGQQPGAILARDYIATFKVLPLYDIDDCMVCQQSLQDRGLAQAPLMLDAERLSAEAIRTRLADYDVVFTF
- the tusB gene encoding sulfurtransferase complex subunit TusB, whose translation is MLHTLSHSPRECDMAALVAALSPGDDLLLIQNGVIAALPGPTLDLLLAAPVSVSVLSDDLVARGLAAQISTSVARVGYTEFVRLASQHRAQMAW